DNA from Candidatus Thermoplasmatota archaeon:
AATTTCTGTTAACACTCATGATTTGAAATTGATTGACATAATTTAAATTATTTGCGATATATTTCATAAAAAAATGTGATTCCTTTAATCATCAAGATTAAATCAAGATGCAAAATAATCTTTTACAACTGTAAATCTAAAGATAATATACCATAAAAGTGGGAAAATAACTAATAAAAATGCATAAAATAAACCAATTACTGGAACGAGTATAATAGGAACAAAAGAATACCGTAAAACTCCCTGTAACCCCAGAATTTTAACGGTTCTACCTCGTCTTTCAAGGGTTTTAATATTTATCAGTTTTACACTAAAATACAGTACCACTAAAACAAGAAATAACAATAGTAGAATATGCCATAATTCGTAATCTGCTCTGTAAAAAGCAAAGGGGACAAACACGACAAAACCATCAAAAAATCTTATACCCAATGCAAAGGCTTTAAACCTTATAGGGATAAAAAGTTTATTTTCTTCGTAAACCCTAACACCACTCGCCAAAGCTATGTTTTTTACATTCATAAGTATATCATGGTCAGCATCTTTTATTCCGCCAACTACTGCGGTCATGAAAAAATATTGGGTAAATACAAGAATAAAAACAACCCAAGTAAATATATTAAGATTTATATCATTCGAAACAAGAAATGCGCCTACTAATACAAATAAAGCATCTGCAAGAGCAGAAATAATGGCAGAAAAACTGAATCTTTTTCCATACAAGTTATATATTGTACCAAAAATGGCAGCAACTATTATGCATAATATTCCCAAATAAAATGAGAGTTGATTCTTATAAAAAAATAAAAAAACTATTACAAATACACCGATGACACATAGCACACATATTATGAGTGCAG
Protein-coding regions in this window:
- a CDS encoding UbiA family prenyltransferase yields the protein MRSSFLEYARLIRLPGLGGFSIAPVFGAISLIYIGVYVDLKILILLFLIGVFKSIYGIVLNDYADIEIDKLSEDSSKRPLVKGTISKKTALIICVLCVIGVFVIVFLFFYKNQLSFYLGILCIIVAAIFGTIYNLYGKRFSFSAIISALADALFVLVGAFLVSNDINLNIFTWVVFILVFTQYFFMTAVVGGIKDADHDILMNVKNIALASGVRVYEENKLFIPIRFKAFALGIRFFDGFVVFVPFAFYRADYELWHILLLLFLVLVVLYFSVKLINIKTLERRGRTVKILGLQGVLRYSFVPIILVPVIGLFYAFLLVIFPLLWYIIFRFTVVKDYFAS